A single Prevotella sp. E15-22 DNA region contains:
- a CDS encoding DUF3575 domain-containing protein, with product MAQKPDSLLYKQLADYPFVFVSDSIVTSPPVITDSLFDMIARGIRFQVNRTELQKGDPFITLYNDSLVPWLKENNLILREIFVKGAASPEGPYDNNVRLSRERTKRLIEFLSSNLDQPIADRPTNSKFVTEDYAYLVKLMELAGDAEYRKVKAIWDACKGNERLCKKKLMALNGGKTWKRLLKVYFPTLRQSRVVLWFVVSPKHMPIPKYHFTAKTEMLAIPTLPSFLPVPTTPDTTADKAYARRHMIAARTNLIHDFLYVPQFGFAPGGNIQLEYYPLSGHYTFNAGFTFHNHRHWNSHKFFQVRDAQLEVRRYFKGGGEFLGTYLGAYAEGTKYGIGFSATKGWEGEGGGAGLSIGHTCKLNKKGSLRLELSMSVGAFVTVYDPYVWGNPINGAIDGLYYYDYHGSTSKFKERNHRFMWFGPTNAGIHLTYDIIYRKKKEVTR from the coding sequence CACGTGGTATTCGTTTTCAGGTGAATCGCACAGAGCTTCAGAAGGGCGACCCATTTATTACGCTTTACAACGACAGTCTGGTTCCCTGGCTCAAGGAGAACAACCTGATTCTGCGCGAGATATTCGTGAAGGGTGCCGCCTCGCCTGAAGGTCCTTACGACAACAACGTACGTTTGAGTCGTGAGCGTACCAAGCGACTCATAGAGTTTTTGAGCAGTAACCTGGACCAGCCCATTGCCGATCGTCCCACCAACTCGAAATTCGTGACGGAGGACTATGCCTATCTGGTGAAACTGATGGAACTGGCTGGCGATGCGGAATACAGAAAGGTGAAGGCTATCTGGGATGCTTGCAAGGGCAACGAGCGACTATGCAAGAAGAAGCTGATGGCACTGAATGGAGGTAAAACCTGGAAGCGCCTGTTGAAGGTGTACTTCCCCACCCTGCGTCAGAGTCGCGTGGTGCTGTGGTTTGTGGTCAGTCCGAAGCACATGCCCATACCCAAGTATCACTTCACGGCAAAGACCGAGATGCTGGCCATCCCTACCCTCCCCTCATTCTTGCCTGTGCCCACAACGCCTGACACCACAGCGGACAAGGCCTATGCACGCCGACACATGATTGCCGCAAGAACCAACCTGATACACGATTTCCTTTATGTGCCGCAGTTCGGTTTTGCGCCTGGCGGCAATATCCAGCTGGAATACTATCCGCTGTCTGGTCACTACACGTTTAATGCAGGATTCACATTCCATAACCATCGTCATTGGAACAGTCATAAGTTCTTCCAGGTGCGCGATGCTCAGTTAGAGGTGCGTCGCTACTTCAAGGGCGGCGGCGAGTTTCTGGGCACTTACCTGGGAGCCTATGCCGAGGGAACGAAATATGGCATCGGCTTCAGCGCCACGAAAGGCTGGGAAGGCGAAGGCGGCGGTGCTGGCTTGAGCATTGGCCACACATGTAAGCTCAACAAGAAGGGTAGCTTAAGACTGGAACTGAGCATGAGCGTTGGTGCGTTCGTAACGGTTTACGACCCCTATGTATGGGGTAACCCCATCAATGGCGCCATCGACGGACTCTACTACTACGACTATCACGGCAGTACCAGTAAGTTTAAGGAGCGTAACCACCGCTTTATGTGGTTTGGTCCTACCAATGCTGGTATTCACCTGACATACGACATCATCTATAGAAAGAAGAAGGAGGTGACACGATGA